In the genome of Pelodiscus sinensis isolate JC-2024 chromosome 3, ASM4963464v1, whole genome shotgun sequence, one region contains:
- the B3GNT2 gene encoding N-acetyllactosaminide beta-1,3-N-acetylglucosaminyltransferase 2: MSVGRRRLKLLGILMMVNFFIYVIVEVSKSGGQEKNSKGQVILPSSKFWRKYTPHKAYWNRQQQKLELLYNPILTLLSNMTVEENLISNATVLNSCEPDPSVTSEVKDFAKLPDRFKDFLFYLRCRNYSLLVDQPNKCKHKPFLLLAIKSLIPHFDRRQAIRESWGKEIKSGNVTVVRVFLLGQTPPEDNFPDLSDMLKFESQTHQDILLWNYRDTFFNLTLKEVLFLKWVSSTCPDAQFIFKGDDDVFVNTHQILDYLKSLSKDKAKDLFIGDVIKDAGPHREKKLKYYIPESVYEGSYPPYAGGGGFLYSGDLALRLNNASDQVLLYPIDDVYTGMCLQKLGLAPEKHKGFKTFDIEEKHRNNICSYTNLMLVHSRKPQEMIKIWTHLQDPHLNC; the protein is encoded by the coding sequence ATGAGTGTTGGACGCAGAAGATTAAAGCTGCTGGGAATTCTAATGATGGTAAACTTTTTTATTTATGTGATTGTGGAAGTCTCCAAAAGTGGTGGTCAAGAGAAGAATTCAAAAGGACAGGTTATATTACCCAGCAGCAAATTCTGGAGGAAATACACTCCTCACAAGGCCTATTGGAACAGACAGCAACAGAAGCTGGAACTCTTGTACAACCCCATTTTGACCTTGCTTTCCAATATGACTGTGGAAGAAAACTTAATTTCTAATGCTACTGTTCTGAATTCCTGTGAACCTGATCCATCAGTAACTTCAGAGGTTAAAGACTTTGCAAAATTGCCAGACAGATTTAAAGACTTCCTGTTTTATTTAAGATGTAGAAATTATTCATTATTAGTGGATCAACCGAACAAGTGCAAACACAAACCTTTCCTGCTGCTGGCTATTAAGTCACTTATACCGCATTTTGATAGAAGGCAAGCAATTAGGGAATCTTGGGGTAAAGAAATAAAATCAGGGAATGTAACTGTTGTAAGGGTCTTTTTGTTGGGACAGACCCCTCCAGAAGATAATTTTCCTGACCTTTCAGACATGTTGAAATTTGAGAGTCAAACTCACCAAGACATTCTTCTTTGGAACTACAGAGATACTTTCTTCAACTTGACACTGAAAGAGGTGCTGTTTCTTAAATGGGTCAGCAGCACATGTCCGGATGcccagtttatttttaaaggggaTGATGATGTTTTTGTGAATACCCATCAGATCCTGGATTACTTGAAGAGTTTATCAAAAGACAAAGCCAAAGACTTATTTATAGGTGATGTGATCAAAGATGCTGGACCTCAtcgagaaaaaaaattaaagtactACATTCCTGAAAGTGTTTATGAAGGTTCTTATCCTCCATATGCAGGAGGCGGTGGGTTTCTGTACTCTGGTGATCTGGCATTAAGACTGAACAATGCATCTGACCAGGTCCTCCTCTACCCTATTGATGATGTTTATACTGGAATGTGCCTTCAGAAACTTGGGCTTGCTCCGGAAAAACACAAAGGCTTCAAAACATTTGATATTgaagagaaacacagaaataACATATGCTCCTACACAAACTTAATGTTAGTACATAGCCGAAAACCTCAAGAAATGATTAAGATTTGGACACACTTGCAGGATCCACACTTAAATTGTTAA